The Deltaproteobacteria bacterium genome includes a window with the following:
- a CDS encoding 30S ribosomal protein S21: MAGVRVKENEPIESAIRRFKKQCEKAGILAELRKREHYEKPSVRRKKKAMAARKRALRRASRTTV, encoded by the coding sequence ATGGCTGGGGTTCGGGTCAAGGAGAACGAGCCCATCGAGAGCGCGATCCGCCGCTTCAAGAAGCAGTGCGAGAAAGCCGGCATCCTGGCTGAGCTGCGCAAGCGCGAGCACTACGAGAAGCCGAGCGTGCGACGGAAGAAGAAGGCGATGGCCGCGCGCAAGCGTGCGCTGCGTCGCGCGTCCCGCACCACCGTCTAG